One window of Rasiella rasia genomic DNA carries:
- a CDS encoding ABC transporter permease, translating to MLIYLRVLKESFNFAVNALKNNKLRTFLSLVGVTIGIFSIIAVLAAVDSLKKEIDGSLSSLDNSTIYVGRFSFGPTEVPRWKWEQFPDVSYDEYQYIKRNVPNVQAVSYTLNVPQETMKYERATVSNVQIGAVTYEYYELEALDIAEGRFFNETESNSGSNVVVVGDEIANVLFGSAQQAVGKQARLYGRKFTIIGVLKKEGSSLFGGSRDTAGYLPVNAVRKVFGSGNRNLVPFIVLKPEKGVETDEFIASLSQKLRMARGLKPDDINNFFVNQLKGFTDLIDNITGQMNIIGLIISGFSLLVGGFGIANIMFVSVKERTNLIGIQKSLGAKNRFILFQFLFEAVILAVIGGLIGLVLVFIVSVIASTFTGDFEFVLSGWNMFLGTAISAVIGLISGILPAISASRLDPVEAIRTGM from the coding sequence ATGCTTATCTACCTTCGTGTACTTAAAGAAAGCTTTAATTTTGCAGTAAATGCACTTAAAAATAACAAGCTTCGTACCTTCTTGTCCTTGGTAGGTGTTACTATTGGTATCTTTTCAATTATTGCAGTATTAGCGGCGGTAGATTCGCTTAAAAAAGAAATTGATGGCAGCTTGAGCTCACTAGATAATAGTACAATTTATGTAGGACGATTTTCTTTTGGTCCTACCGAGGTGCCTCGATGGAAATGGGAACAGTTTCCAGATGTGTCTTACGATGAATATCAATACATTAAACGAAATGTACCAAACGTTCAGGCGGTATCTTATACTCTTAATGTGCCTCAAGAAACCATGAAATATGAAAGAGCTACGGTGAGCAATGTTCAAATAGGTGCGGTAACTTACGAATACTATGAATTAGAAGCACTCGATATTGCTGAGGGTCGCTTTTTTAATGAAACAGAGAGTAACAGCGGGTCTAATGTTGTTGTTGTGGGAGACGAAATCGCCAATGTTCTGTTTGGTTCTGCGCAACAAGCCGTAGGGAAACAAGCGCGACTTTATGGAAGAAAATTTACGATTATTGGGGTGCTTAAAAAGGAAGGTTCTTCCTTGTTTGGAGGGTCAAGAGATACAGCAGGGTATCTACCCGTAAATGCTGTGCGAAAGGTCTTTGGTAGCGGCAATAGAAATTTAGTGCCTTTTATAGTGCTTAAACCCGAAAAAGGGGTGGAAACCGATGAATTTATTGCCAGTTTATCTCAAAAATTACGAATGGCTCGTGGACTTAAGCCAGACGATATAAACAACTTTTTTGTTAATCAATTAAAAGGATTTACAGATCTTATAGATAATATTACGGGTCAAATGAATATTATCGGATTGATAATTAGCGGATTTTCATTATTGGTAGGTGGATTTGGAATTGCCAATATTATGTTTGTTAGTGTGAAAGAGCGTACCAACTTGATTGGAATTCAGAAGTCATTGGGCGCTAAAAACCGTTTTATCTTGTTTCAGTTTTTGTTTGAAGCTGTTATTCTTGCCGTAATTGGTGGATTAATTGGTTTGGTGCTGGTTTTTATTGTTTCCGTTATAGCCTCCACCTTTACTGGCGATTTTGAATTTGTGCTATCTGGATGGAATATGTTTTTGGGTACCGCCATCTCTGCTGTTATTGGTCTTATCTCTGGTATTTTACCAGCCATTTCTGCATCGCGTCTTGATCCTGTAGAGGCCATTAGAACAGGAATGTGA
- the xrtF gene encoding exosortase family protein XrtF, with protein MKSLFVKYKSVIVFLLLFLGSYLVLSFLYAGYLTISEDTRYQPDFVTNLVAKQSSSIMNGMGYQAEVIPHKNQPSLELFVNGKYLARVVEGCNALSIIILFISFIVAFAQGFKKTMLFILAGIVLIYSVNIIRIAILALALYHYPMQEHILHGVVFPAIIYGMVFLLWVLWVRMLTPKKMRL; from the coding sequence GTGAAATCCCTATTTGTAAAATATAAAAGTGTGATTGTATTTTTACTCCTCTTTTTAGGGAGCTACTTGGTATTGAGTTTTCTATATGCGGGCTATTTAACGATTTCAGAAGACACCCGATACCAACCAGACTTTGTTACAAATTTGGTTGCCAAACAAAGTAGTAGTATTATGAATGGGATGGGATACCAGGCTGAGGTTATTCCGCACAAAAATCAACCTTCGCTGGAGCTTTTTGTAAATGGTAAGTACTTGGCGCGCGTGGTAGAAGGTTGTAATGCACTTAGTATTATTATTTTGTTCATCTCTTTTATTGTTGCCTTTGCTCAAGGGTTTAAGAAAACGATGTTATTTATTCTTGCCGGTATTGTGCTTATTTATTCGGTAAACATTATTCGCATTGCTATTTTGGCGCTGGCATTGTATCACTACCCCATGCAAGAACATATTTTACATGGAGTAGTTTTTCCAGCTATTATCTACGGAATGGTCTTTTTGCTATGGGTACTTT
- the purH gene encoding bifunctional phosphoribosylaminoimidazolecarboxamide formyltransferase/IMP cyclohydrolase yields the protein MSDTRKISSALISVFHKDGLAPIVKKLDALGVTLYSTGGTQKFINDLGIKVIPVEDVTDYPSILGGRVKTLHPKVFGGILNRQDNDSDVREMGQFNIPQLDVVIVDLYPFEKTVSSGASEQDIIEKIDIGGISLIRAAAKNFKDTICVSSMEDYEDFLSVISENDGDISLADRKRFAAKAFNVSSHYDTAIFNYFNSDHAIAALKVSETNGKVLRYGENPHQRGFFFGDFDAMFDKLHGKELSYNNLLDVDAAVNLMNEFKGEAPTFAILKHNNACGMAQRDSILDAYNDALAGDPVSAFGGILISNSEIDASTADEIHKLFCEVVIAPSFSEEALAILKGKKNRILLIQKDAVLPKTTVRTCLNGVLVQDKDHKTDTVSELTNATNNKPDARELEDLMFASKICKHTKSNTIVLAKNKQLCASGTGQTSRVDALRQAIEKANGFNFDLKGAVMASDAFFPFPDCVEIAKTAGINAVIQPGGSIKDQLSIDYCNEQNMPMVFTGTRHFKH from the coding sequence ATGAGCGATACACGAAAAATTTCTTCAGCATTAATCTCCGTATTTCATAAAGATGGCTTAGCCCCAATCGTCAAAAAATTAGACGCTCTTGGTGTTACTCTGTACTCTACTGGTGGAACGCAGAAATTTATTAATGATTTAGGTATCAAGGTAATTCCTGTAGAAGACGTTACAGACTACCCTTCTATTTTAGGTGGTCGTGTTAAAACTTTACATCCAAAAGTATTTGGAGGAATTTTAAATCGTCAAGATAATGATAGCGATGTGCGCGAGATGGGACAATTTAACATTCCACAGTTAGATGTGGTGATTGTAGACCTATACCCCTTTGAAAAAACGGTTTCTTCTGGAGCTTCAGAACAAGATATTATTGAAAAAATCGATATTGGTGGTATCTCATTGATACGTGCTGCTGCTAAAAATTTTAAAGACACTATTTGTGTTTCTTCCATGGAAGACTACGAAGATTTTCTTTCGGTTATTTCAGAAAACGATGGCGATATTTCGTTGGCAGATAGAAAACGATTTGCAGCAAAGGCATTCAATGTTTCATCGCATTACGACACGGCAATCTTTAATTATTTCAATAGTGACCATGCTATCGCCGCATTAAAAGTAAGTGAAACTAACGGAAAAGTTTTACGTTATGGTGAAAACCCACATCAGAGAGGGTTTTTCTTTGGTGATTTTGATGCCATGTTCGATAAATTACATGGCAAAGAACTAAGCTATAACAACCTGTTAGATGTAGATGCTGCTGTTAATTTAATGAACGAATTTAAGGGTGAAGCACCTACGTTTGCTATTTTAAAACATAACAATGCTTGTGGCATGGCACAACGCGATTCAATTTTAGATGCGTACAATGATGCTTTGGCAGGAGATCCCGTTTCGGCATTTGGCGGTATTTTAATTAGCAATTCTGAAATCGATGCTTCTACTGCAGATGAAATACACAAATTATTCTGTGAAGTTGTTATTGCCCCTTCCTTTTCCGAAGAAGCCTTAGCGATTTTAAAAGGTAAAAAGAATAGAATCTTATTAATTCAAAAAGATGCTGTCTTACCAAAAACTACGGTTCGCACATGTTTAAATGGTGTTCTGGTTCAGGATAAAGATCACAAAACCGATACTGTTTCAGAATTAACAAATGCCACCAACAATAAACCAGACGCAAGAGAGTTAGAAGACCTAATGTTTGCTTCTAAAATTTGTAAGCACACAAAGAGTAACACTATTGTGTTGGCAAAAAACAAACAACTTTGTGCAAGTGGCACCGGACAAACAAGTCGCGTAGACGCATTGCGCCAAGCAATTGAAAAAGCAAACGGCTTTAATTTTGATTTAAAAGGTGCGGTAATGGCAAGCGATGCTTTCTTTCCGTT
- a CDS encoding GAF domain-containing protein, which yields MPFKDLRPKVGAILNNDTISSEKKMTQVCELLQESIGYYDWVGFYFANHDTKTLHLKAFAGEPTDHTEIPFGKGICGQVAESNANFVVPDVKAQDNYIACSIYVKAEIVVPLFKDGKNIGQIDIDSNTVDPFSEADERFLEWVNERIAEIL from the coding sequence ATGCCATTTAAAGATTTACGCCCTAAAGTTGGAGCAATTTTAAACAACGATACTATTTCTTCAGAGAAGAAAATGACACAGGTGTGCGAATTATTACAAGAATCTATTGGATATTACGATTGGGTAGGATTTTATTTTGCGAATCATGATACCAAAACATTACATTTAAAGGCCTTTGCTGGTGAGCCTACAGACCATACTGAGATTCCATTCGGAAAGGGTATTTGCGGACAAGTAGCAGAAAGCAATGCAAACTTTGTGGTACCAGATGTAAAGGCACAAGACAATTATATTGCATGTAGCATCTACGTAAAAGCCGAAATTGTTGTGCCGCTGTTTAAAGATGGTAAAAATATTGGGCAGATTGACATAGACTCAAATACGGTAGATCCGTTTTCAGAAGCAGACGAAAGATTCTTAGAGTGGGTTAATGAACGTATAGCTGAAATTCTCTAG